The Candidatus Nealsonbacteria bacterium CG07_land_8_20_14_0_80_39_13 genomic sequence GCCGTATCAGCTGTTACGAATTTGGGGAATGGAATAGACGATGGGTGTGATACATATTGCAATTCATGCGAGAATTGCACGGAGAGTTTAGAACTTGCCACTGGAGGCCAAACGGTTTGTCTAAAGGATGACCTTATGGATTCTCATCGTGTTTTTGATGAGAATTATACAATAATAGAATGCATAAAAATTCATTCTGACAATAAAACATTCGATTGTCAGGGGCATCTAATTAAGGGATGTCCAATGGCAGGGACAGCCATTGCCATAGAATCGGATGACAATATTGTGAAGAATTGCAGGATTGAAAATTATGCTGTTTGGGGAATAACTATATTCGGTGGCAACAGAAATAATATAGTGAACAATGAGATTATTGGTACGGCAATGATAGTAGCAATAACAATCCGGGGTTCAAAAGAGAACTGGATTGTTGGGAATATTGTCGAAAACGATAATAACGGGATTGAGATCTTTAGTGATGCATATTCTACCAGCGATGGAAACATATTGAGAAGAAATAAGGTAAGAGGATCATCAGAGCATTCTGATGTCGGGATTAAACTTTCGTTCTACGGTGAGGACAATATCGTTGAAGATAACGAAATAAACGGTTGGGGTCATGGAATAATGGCCTCTGGTGGCGTCAATTTAACCGACAATATTGTCAACAATAATAGTGGTGGGATAATCGCAGGGAAAGAGGTAAATCTTGCGTTTAATAAGGCCTGTAATAATAACGGTAAAGACATTAGCTGGTCCGGAGATGATCATAGGGTATTTATAAATAATACTTGTGATAGCAGGCTTCGGCCAGGAGACAGTTTCCGTTCGTGGGAATATGGGACACTAGAAAATTGCACGTACCGGTGTCCGAAAGCAAGTAGCGAGACGACCGTACAAAACAAGAGCGCAGGCGCCCCAATAGACGAAAGTAATTCCGGATATGGATGGCTGGCTCTTGCCATGTTAGCAGCGATAATCCTGATAGTAATAAGCTTTATATGGCAAGAATTTTTTCAGCGTTAGCTGAAGAAGCTGTTGATGTACGGTATAGATAGGGAGAGGTAATACTTTCCCTTTATTTTTTTCTTTTTATTTTTCTTTTTAAAGATTTGTAAAAACTGTGGACTGATACAAACTGTTGACTTTTGGAGGAAAATGTTCAATACTTGATACAATCAATAATAAATGACCGATAATCAATAATTTTTATGCAATTAGAAGTCAAAAAACAAGAAAGGGAAAATAGCCAGTCTTTATTGCGCAGATTCACTAAAGGGCTTCAAAGAAGCGGAGTTTTAATGTGGGCGAGAAAAGGCACTTTTTTCCAGAACGAGCCCTCCAGAAACGCAAGAAAAAAAATAGCCTTGAAAAGGGAAATAAGAAAGAAAGAATACGAACAATTGAGAAAACTCGGTAAACTTGTCAAAGTTTTTAAAAAGCAATGACTCTAAAAGAGCAAATAAGAAATGACCTTAAAAATTCTTTAAAAGAGGGGAATGAAGTTTCCTGCTCTGTTTTGCGTTTTCTTCTGGCTTCTATCCAAAGCAAGCAGACGGAGAAGCAATTTGCCTTAAGTAAGAAAGGAACAGTCCCTGAAGATAAATTAAAGGAAGAGAGCGAGTTGAACGACGAAGAAACGATGAGCGCCATCCTTTCTGACGTTAAAAAAAGAAAGGATTCCATTTCTGCTTTTGAGAAGGGGGGCAGGCAGGATTTGGTTGAGAAAGAAAAAAATGAATTATTGGTTTTGCAAAAATATCTTCCGGAACAGCTTTCTGAAGAGGAAATTAAAAAAGTGGCTGAAAGAGCGATAAAGAAAATAGGAGCTTCCTCAATTAAGGAAATGGGCAAGGTAATGGCTGAAGCAATGATTGAGTTGAAAGGCAAAGCCGACGGAACCTTGGTCTCAAAGGTAATCAAATCCCTCCTTTCGTAATTTTATGAATTCAAAAATCGCAGAAAAATTACAATCTGAAATTTATTCTGGAATGCCTCTGAAGAGAAAACTGGAAATAGTTTCCCAGTTCATTCTATTGGCTAAAAAATTGAAAAGCTCTAAAGTAGCGTCAAAAAGCAAAAGAAAAAAATGACAGCCAAGGAATTTACAGTTGAAGAGCTTTTGGACCAAATAGCCGAAATTCTTGAGGGGTTAAAAATCCCTTATGCAGTTACGGGAGGCATGGCAGTAGCTGTTTGGGGGAACCCTCGTTTTACAGCTGATATTGATATTATTGTAGAGATGAATTCTCTGAAAATAACTCCTTTGGCTAAAGCTTTACTTGCCATAGACAAAGATGTTTATATTTCAGAAGAAGCTATGGGAGAGGCCTTAGAAAGAAAGGGAGAATTTAATTTTATTCATCCGCAGACCGGTTTGAAAGTAGATTTTTGGGTTAAAAATGACGCTTACGACCGACTAAAAATAGAAAGAGCTATCCCTAAAAAAATAGATAAACAAAAGATATTTTTTATTTCTCCCGAGGATCTTATTTTGAGTAAACTTTTTTGGTATAAAGAGGGAGAATCATCAAAGCATCTTGAAGATATCAAAACTGTTTTTAATAATCCGAAGCTGAAGCTGGACTTAGATTACATTAAAAAATGGGCGGGACAGCAGTCAACAACAGAGATTTTAGAAAAACTGCTGAACAAATGATTTTTAACGGAGATTTTTAACGGAGGACGGGCCTCCGTTTTCGTTTTGTCAATTTAGCGATATTATTAGAGATATAAATAAAATATAAAATATTATGGAACAGGGAAAGGGTTGGAAGCTGTTGCCGATTTCATTTAAAACACTGTTTTTATTCCTTGTAGCAGAGGTAATATATTCGGTGCTTCTTTACGGGGGATTTATCTTTGAAGATATTTCTTTGATCGGTTGTCCCATTTTGGGATTTTATTTCCACGGGATCAGCGCTACTTTTTTTGCCATTTTATTGCATATTGTATTTCCGGCCATTTTTTTATTTGTTTTATGGAACAGAAGCGTTTGGGCATGGAAATATGGCATCGGATATTTTAGTTTTTTTATT encodes the following:
- a CDS encoding aspartyl-tRNA amidotransferase codes for the protein MTLKEQIRNDLKNSLKEGNEVSCSVLRFLLASIQSKQTEKQFALSKKGTVPEDKLKEESELNDEETMSAILSDVKKRKDSISAFEKGGRQDLVEKEKNELLVLQKYLPEQLSEEEIKKVAERAIKKIGASSIKEMGKVMAEAMIELKGKADGTLVSKVIKSLLS